Proteins encoded together in one Rhizobium bangladeshense window:
- a CDS encoding O-antigen translocase, protein MTLRMIPPSGQTYTQILKSTMLMGGSSLVNVALSIIRNKAFAVLLGPEGVGLIGLYGSIIDIAQAIAGLGVSSSGVRRVAEAAGTGDTERIARSAIALRRISVVLGVLGALLLMALAFPVSSFTFGDYQHVGGVMLLSLAVFFRLVAAGQSALIQGLRGIANLARINVLSGLFGTMVSIPLIYLFGAPAIAPSLVAIAAVSILPTWWYSRKICRHPTPMSPPQFGREATALLRLGVAFMASGLLTFGAAYAIRIIVLNEGGVVAAGLYQAAWALGGLYSGFILQAMGTDFYPRLTAIAADNAECNRLVNEQAEISMLLAGPGLIVTLTLAPLVMSLFYSAEFHGAVDLLRWICLGMMLRIVAWPMGFIVLAKGAQTIFFWTEVAATLVHVGLAWLFVAKLGAPGAGMAFFGLYVWHSILIYLVARRLTGFRWSPANLRHALLFLPASGLVFTAFLALPIWPAMTIGSVAVVVSGLYSLRMLVKLLPPESMPAIIKKWIAKPA, encoded by the coding sequence ATGACTTTGCGCATGATCCCACCCAGCGGTCAGACTTATACCCAAATCCTCAAGTCGACGATGCTGATGGGCGGTTCCTCGCTGGTGAATGTCGCTCTCAGCATCATTCGCAACAAGGCTTTCGCCGTTCTGCTTGGGCCGGAAGGCGTGGGGCTTATCGGCCTTTACGGATCGATCATCGATATCGCGCAGGCGATAGCTGGTCTCGGCGTGAGCAGCAGCGGGGTGCGCCGGGTCGCCGAGGCGGCGGGCACGGGCGATACAGAGAGGATCGCGCGGTCGGCGATAGCGCTAAGACGCATCTCGGTGGTGCTGGGCGTGCTTGGCGCGCTCTTGCTCATGGCGCTGGCTTTTCCGGTCTCGAGTTTCACCTTCGGCGATTATCAGCACGTCGGCGGCGTTATGCTGTTGTCCCTGGCCGTATTCTTTCGTCTGGTGGCCGCCGGGCAGAGTGCGTTGATCCAGGGCTTGCGGGGTATTGCAAATCTCGCCCGCATCAACGTGCTCTCGGGGCTCTTCGGCACGATGGTCAGCATTCCGCTGATCTATCTGTTCGGCGCGCCGGCGATCGCACCATCTCTCGTGGCGATTGCGGCCGTGTCGATCCTGCCCACCTGGTGGTACAGCAGAAAGATATGCAGGCACCCAACGCCAATGTCGCCACCCCAGTTTGGCCGGGAGGCTACAGCTCTGCTGAGGCTCGGCGTCGCCTTCATGGCAAGCGGACTTCTGACCTTCGGCGCGGCCTACGCGATCCGCATTATTGTACTGAATGAAGGGGGCGTCGTGGCGGCGGGATTGTACCAGGCAGCCTGGGCGCTTGGCGGCCTTTACTCCGGTTTCATTCTGCAGGCGATGGGGACCGACTTCTATCCGCGCTTGACCGCAATCGCGGCCGACAATGCCGAGTGCAACCGGCTCGTTAACGAGCAGGCAGAAATCAGCATGCTTTTGGCCGGCCCCGGTCTGATCGTCACCTTGACCCTGGCGCCGCTCGTGATGAGCTTGTTCTATTCCGCTGAGTTTCACGGGGCTGTCGATCTTCTGCGTTGGATCTGTCTTGGCATGATGCTCCGGATCGTCGCTTGGCCCATGGGTTTCATCGTCCTGGCGAAGGGTGCGCAAACTATCTTCTTCTGGACTGAGGTCGCTGCGACGCTGGTGCATGTCGGGCTAGCCTGGCTCTTCGTCGCGAAGCTCGGTGCGCCAGGGGCCGGCATGGCGTTTTTTGGCCTTTATGTCTGGCATAGCATCCTGATTTACCTGGTCGCGCGGCGGCTCACCGGATTCCGGTGGTCGCCTGCCAACCTCAGGCACGCCCTGCTTTTCCTGCCCGCATCGGGATTGGTATTCACGGCCTTTCTGGCCTTGCCAATATGGCCGGCGATGACGATCGGCTCTGTCGCGGTGGTTGTGAGCGGGCTCTACTCGTTGCGCATGTTGGTCAAGCTGCTGCCGCCTGAGTCAATGCCCGCAATCATTAAGAAATGGATCGCGAAGCCGGCGTGA
- a CDS encoding Gfo/Idh/MocA family protein, with protein MIGIAVVGYGYWGPNLVRNISEAAGAHLVSVCDLNVERLAAVKSRYPAITITDKFEEVLADPRVDAIAIATPVSTHFKLAMQAMMAGKHVFVEKPMASTTDEAARMVEEATRRRLVLAVDHTFVHTGAVRKMRELVEGGLGDMYYYDSVRVNLGLFQHDVSVIWDLAVHDLSILDHVVQERPVAVSATGMSHVLGEPENIAYLTLFFDSKLIAHVHVNWLAPVKVRRTLIGCSNKMIVYDDLEPSEKIKVYDKGITMCPNSDAYGEKVHQMMVGYRSGDMWAPKLDMTEALKRELDQFVECVEQNSRPIADGQAGLRVVRILDAASRSLAQRGRIIELEEARRIA; from the coding sequence ATGATCGGTATCGCTGTCGTCGGATATGGTTATTGGGGTCCGAATCTGGTTCGCAACATCTCGGAGGCGGCCGGCGCGCACCTCGTTTCAGTTTGTGATCTCAATGTCGAGCGGTTGGCAGCTGTTAAGAGCCGGTATCCCGCAATAACGATCACCGATAAATTCGAGGAAGTTCTGGCCGATCCGAGAGTGGATGCGATCGCTATCGCAACGCCGGTTTCGACCCACTTCAAGCTCGCAATGCAGGCCATGATGGCTGGAAAGCATGTCTTCGTCGAAAAGCCGATGGCATCGACGACGGACGAAGCCGCACGGATGGTCGAGGAAGCCACGCGCCGCCGCCTCGTGCTGGCCGTGGATCATACCTTCGTCCACACCGGCGCCGTCCGCAAGATGCGAGAACTGGTCGAGGGCGGCTTGGGCGATATGTATTACTATGACTCTGTTCGGGTCAACCTGGGGCTCTTCCAGCATGATGTCAGCGTCATCTGGGACCTAGCGGTGCATGATCTCTCCATCCTGGACCATGTCGTGCAGGAAAGGCCGGTGGCTGTTTCGGCCACGGGCATGAGCCATGTGCTCGGCGAGCCGGAGAACATCGCCTATCTGACGCTCTTCTTCGATAGCAAGCTTATCGCCCACGTTCACGTCAATTGGCTGGCCCCGGTCAAGGTCCGCCGCACGCTCATCGGCTGCAGCAACAAGATGATCGTCTATGACGATCTGGAGCCCAGCGAAAAAATCAAGGTCTATGACAAGGGCATCACCATGTGCCCCAATTCTGATGCGTATGGCGAGAAAGTGCATCAGATGATGGTCGGCTACCGCAGCGGCGACATGTGGGCGCCCAAGCTCGATATGACCGAGGCATTGAAACGCGAACTGGATCAGTTCGTCGAATGCGTCGAGCAGAACTCGCGCCCCATTGCAGACGGCCAGGCCGGGCTGCGTGTCGTTCGCATCCTTGACGCAGCCAGCCGGTCGCTCGCCCAGCGCGGCCGTATCATCGAGCTTGAAGAGGCGAGGCGCATCGCATGA
- a CDS encoding acyltransferase, with translation MSANPGEARVVRAVHGRSEKPADPAYQAGLAEELRQSYGRAGLIELYGRFSTGDGVVDTMMRKAIWQAITRRCGAGLQVAGGAGFKHPETFEIGDGVFIGAQAYIQGRYDGTCVIGDNVWIGPMAYFDARHLVIEDSVGWGPGAKVLGSTHTALPIDVPIIRTDLEIKPVRICAEADIGTNATILPGVTIGKGAIVGAGAVVVSDVEPFSVAAGVPAKFIRWRSENDPMTNMSREGRS, from the coding sequence ATGTCAGCTAATCCAGGCGAGGCTCGCGTCGTGCGGGCCGTTCACGGCCGCAGCGAGAAACCGGCAGATCCTGCCTACCAGGCGGGGCTCGCCGAAGAGCTCAGGCAGTCATACGGGCGCGCTGGCCTCATCGAACTCTACGGTCGCTTCTCTACAGGGGATGGCGTCGTTGACACGATGATGCGGAAAGCCATCTGGCAAGCGATTACCCGGCGTTGTGGCGCGGGGCTGCAGGTCGCAGGCGGTGCCGGTTTCAAACACCCGGAAACTTTCGAAATCGGCGATGGCGTGTTCATCGGCGCTCAGGCCTATATTCAGGGGCGCTATGACGGCACCTGCGTGATCGGCGACAATGTCTGGATCGGCCCGATGGCCTATTTCGACGCTCGCCACCTGGTGATCGAGGATTCTGTCGGGTGGGGGCCCGGCGCCAAGGTGCTTGGCTCTACCCACACGGCACTGCCGATAGATGTTCCGATCATTCGCACGGATCTTGAAATCAAACCGGTGCGCATCTGTGCAGAGGCCGATATCGGAACGAATGCGACCATTCTTCCCGGCGTGACCATCGGGAAGGGGGCCATCGTCGGAGCGGGGGCAGTCGTCGTTTCCGACGTCGAGCCGTTCTCGGTTGCCGCGGGTGTACCGGCGAAATTCATACGTTGGCGTTCGGAGAATGATCCGATGACGAACATGTCGCGTGAGGGAAGATCATGA
- a CDS encoding NAD-dependent epimerase/dehydratase family protein yields MRNKRVLITGGAGLIGSHIADLVALEKPREIIILDNFVRGRRDNLSTAISSGSVNIIEGDIRDRALLAKTFEGVDIVFHQAAIRITQCAEDPRLAFDVLAEGTFNVLEAAVRAGVAKVVAASSASVLGLAESFPTTEAHHPYNNRTIYGAAKTFNEGLLRSFAEMYGLRYVALRYFNVYGPRMDVYGAYTEVLIRWMERLAAGMPPLVYGDGSQTMDFVDARDIARANILAAKSDVTDEVFNVASGQEISLLELAQLLSSIMGVSLEPQHKEARTVNGVTRRLADTSKAERLLGFKAEISMEQGLRDLVAWWQQQTAAGGAAA; encoded by the coding sequence ATGAGAAACAAACGAGTGCTCATTACCGGCGGTGCCGGTCTGATCGGTTCGCATATTGCCGATCTTGTCGCATTGGAAAAACCTCGCGAAATCATCATTCTCGACAATTTCGTGCGTGGGCGCCGGGACAACCTCAGCACGGCAATATCAAGCGGGTCCGTCAACATCATCGAGGGCGATATCCGCGACAGAGCGCTTCTGGCGAAAACCTTCGAAGGCGTCGACATCGTCTTCCACCAGGCGGCGATCCGCATCACGCAATGCGCGGAAGACCCGCGGCTCGCCTTTGATGTGCTGGCCGAGGGCACGTTCAACGTCCTCGAAGCTGCCGTGCGGGCAGGCGTGGCGAAGGTCGTGGCTGCTTCCTCGGCATCAGTGCTGGGGCTCGCCGAAAGCTTCCCGACGACCGAAGCGCATCATCCCTACAATAACCGGACGATCTATGGTGCGGCCAAGACCTTCAACGAAGGGCTGCTGCGCAGCTTCGCGGAAATGTATGGCCTGCGCTATGTGGCGCTGCGCTATTTCAACGTCTACGGACCGCGAATGGACGTTTACGGTGCCTATACCGAAGTGCTCATCCGCTGGATGGAGCGCCTTGCGGCTGGAATGCCGCCGCTCGTCTACGGAGACGGCAGCCAGACGATGGACTTCGTGGATGCACGCGATATCGCGCGGGCCAACATCCTTGCCGCGAAGAGCGACGTTACGGACGAAGTCTTCAATGTCGCGAGCGGCCAGGAAATAAGCCTCTTGGAACTCGCGCAGTTGCTAAGCAGCATCATGGGCGTTTCACTCGAGCCGCAGCACAAAGAGGCCCGGACAGTCAACGGCGTAACTCGTCGTCTGGCCGACACCAGCAAGGCCGAACGGCTCCTCGGATTCAAGGCGGAGATCTCCATGGAGCAGGGGCTTCGTGATCTCGTTGCCTGGTGGCAGCAGCAGACCGCTGCGGGGGGAGCTGCAGCATGA
- a CDS encoding DegT/DnrJ/EryC1/StrS family aminotransferase: MIPFLDLRAQYQSIKSEIDAAVLGVLASGQYILGEEVLRLEQEFADYCNVKHAIAVNTGTSALHLSLLAAGVGPGDEVITVPFTFVATVSAICYTGATPVFVDVEPVTLTMDPAQLEAKITSRTKAIIPVHLYGQMADMDGIMAVADHHGIPVIEDACQAHGARYKGASAGSIGASGCFSFYPGKNLGACGEGGIAVTNSDEQAKTMRMLRDWGQEQRYHHLLKGFNYRMDAIQGAILRVKLRHLEAWTEARRSHGRRYSSLLAGASHLRTPAEAAERRHVYHVYAIRSHDRDGLQRVLAAEGIPSGLHYPIPVHLQKAHADLGYQVGEFPVSEAAAREVLSLPIYPEMPVQHVDQVAAALEYAYVS, translated from the coding sequence ATGATCCCCTTTCTGGACCTCAGAGCACAATATCAATCGATCAAGAGCGAAATCGACGCCGCCGTGCTCGGCGTCCTGGCCTCGGGACAATACATACTAGGGGAGGAAGTCCTCCGTCTCGAGCAGGAATTCGCGGATTATTGCAACGTCAAGCATGCGATCGCCGTCAATACCGGAACGAGCGCCCTGCATCTCTCCCTGCTTGCTGCGGGCGTCGGCCCCGGCGATGAAGTCATCACCGTGCCATTCACATTCGTCGCTACGGTTTCGGCGATCTGCTACACGGGCGCAACACCCGTATTCGTCGACGTGGAGCCTGTGACGCTCACAATGGATCCGGCTCAGCTCGAGGCGAAGATTACCTCCCGGACCAAGGCGATCATTCCCGTCCATCTCTACGGCCAGATGGCCGATATGGATGGCATCATGGCAGTCGCTGATCACCATGGGATCCCGGTGATCGAGGACGCCTGCCAGGCACATGGCGCGCGGTATAAAGGCGCGAGCGCCGGCAGCATTGGCGCATCCGGCTGCTTCAGCTTCTATCCGGGCAAGAATCTCGGCGCCTGCGGCGAGGGCGGTATCGCCGTCACGAACAGCGACGAGCAGGCCAAGACCATGCGCATGCTGCGCGACTGGGGTCAGGAACAGCGCTATCACCATCTGCTGAAGGGCTTCAACTACCGCATGGACGCCATTCAGGGAGCCATACTGCGCGTCAAGCTCCGGCATCTCGAAGCCTGGACCGAAGCCCGTCGTTCGCATGGTCGCCGCTACTCCTCTCTGCTTGCGGGAGCGTCGCATTTGCGGACGCCTGCCGAAGCGGCCGAGCGGCGGCATGTCTACCATGTCTATGCCATCAGAAGTCACGATCGCGACGGCCTGCAGCGTGTGCTCGCAGCAGAGGGCATTCCGTCCGGTTTGCACTATCCGATCCCTGTTCATTTGCAGAAGGCCCACGCCGACCTCGGCTACCAGGTCGGCGAATTCCCGGTCTCGGAAGCCGCCGCGCGCGAGGTTCTCTCGCTGCCGATCTATCCTGAAATGCCCGTCCAGCACGTCGATCAGGTCGCTGCTGCGCTGGAGTATGCCTATGTCAGCTAA
- a CDS encoding DegT/DnrJ/EryC1/StrS family aminotransferase, producing the protein MSSPQSSIPVAKPVLGEEEAEAVRRVILTGWVTQGPEVAAFESEFAAFVGAPHACAISNCTTALHLALKAVGVGAGDEVITVSHSFIATANAIRYCDAVPVFVDIEADGYNIDPSLIETAITPRTKAILCVHQLGMPCDLRSIVEIGKRHSIPVIEDAACATGSEILWDGRWEKIGKPHGDIACFSFHPRKVVTTGDGGMLTTADPKYDRRFRLWRQHGMSVTDAVRHGSKQVIFEDYDELGYNYRMTDLQAAVGRVQLRRLPELIAQRRRLADQYCERLSTVPGMAPPIEPGWARSNWQSFCVGLPDAVDQRAVMQALLDQGISTRRGVMNIHLEGAYSSRSFHRVATNLARSVSAQQQTIILPLFAQMTDLDIASVVEALRGSIAGAAIPHANLRRDRDIVPA; encoded by the coding sequence ATGAGCTCCCCTCAATCTTCAATTCCGGTCGCCAAGCCCGTTCTCGGGGAGGAAGAGGCCGAGGCTGTGCGCCGCGTTATTCTGACGGGATGGGTGACGCAGGGGCCCGAAGTCGCGGCTTTCGAGAGCGAATTTGCAGCCTTTGTCGGCGCCCCGCACGCCTGTGCCATTTCCAACTGCACGACCGCGCTTCATCTGGCCCTGAAGGCGGTCGGCGTCGGCGCCGGTGATGAAGTCATCACGGTCAGCCATTCGTTCATCGCAACGGCGAACGCTATTCGATACTGCGATGCGGTGCCGGTCTTCGTCGATATTGAAGCGGACGGTTACAACATCGATCCCAGCCTGATCGAAACAGCAATCACGCCCCGCACCAAGGCAATCCTGTGCGTGCATCAGCTCGGCATGCCTTGCGATCTCCGTTCGATTGTGGAGATCGGCAAGCGCCACTCGATACCGGTTATCGAGGATGCGGCCTGTGCGACGGGAAGCGAAATCCTGTGGGACGGGCGTTGGGAAAAAATCGGCAAGCCGCATGGCGACATTGCCTGTTTCTCCTTCCACCCCCGCAAGGTCGTCACCACGGGTGATGGCGGCATGCTGACCACGGCGGATCCCAAATATGACCGAAGATTCCGGCTGTGGCGCCAGCATGGCATGAGCGTCACCGACGCAGTCCGCCACGGCTCGAAGCAGGTGATCTTCGAGGACTATGACGAATTAGGCTACAACTACCGCATGACAGACCTCCAGGCCGCGGTCGGACGGGTGCAGTTGCGGCGGCTGCCGGAGCTGATCGCGCAGCGGAGGCGGCTCGCCGATCAATATTGCGAGCGCCTCTCCACGGTCCCTGGGATGGCGCCGCCGATCGAGCCCGGTTGGGCTCGCAGCAACTGGCAAAGTTTCTGCGTGGGATTACCTGATGCCGTCGACCAGCGGGCAGTAATGCAAGCACTGCTCGATCAGGGCATCTCGACCAGGCGCGGCGTGATGAACATTCATCTGGAGGGAGCCTATTCCAGCCGGAGCTTCCATCGCGTCGCCACTAATCTCGCGCGAAGCGTGTCAGCGCAGCAGCAAACGATAATCCTGCCGCTTTTTGCTCAGATGACGGACCTCGACATCGCCAGTGTTGTCGAGGCGCTTCGCGGATCGATTGCCGGAGCCGCCATTCCACACGCAAACTTGCGGCGCGATCGAGATATCGTTCCTGCGTGA
- a CDS encoding polysaccharide biosynthesis/export family protein, with protein sequence MYMISSHRTPHLFFRTVFVIGALAFLAGAVSPALADSAPLAPQTKIRLTIVQWMQSKGQYERWDALGGEYRVSDEGTVFLPFLGSLSVGNRGNADLTNEIAKRLQEKIGLVQPPAVTIEILEYPPIYVVGDVTTPGEYKFRPGLTVLQSLAMSGGPLRAKNLLQTQSIKLAGELREIDHSILRSTAKLSRLQAEMAGAKEITFSQTSGADQQFSAGIYSEERVIFQARASALERQSKALTELRELLTTEISTLEEKLVGADDNIKSVEDQLTSVKSLVQKGLTISSRQLDLERLLTTYRSDKLDLVTAIMRGRQAISETTRNLEGLSDTRRSEVAVEAQSERAKLDQLKMKREMTQRLLLDELAADNGLKDRSEELPITFTVSRRNGGRIDQFQASETTTLAPGDVVRVVRPRIPDEPSGSASDTSAETETLANRTSQ encoded by the coding sequence ATGTATATGATTTCATCGCACCGCACCCCCCACCTGTTCTTTCGCACGGTGTTTGTCATCGGTGCACTTGCCTTTCTTGCCGGAGCCGTGTCGCCGGCTCTCGCCGATAGTGCGCCCTTGGCTCCGCAGACGAAAATCCGTCTGACGATCGTCCAATGGATGCAGTCAAAAGGCCAATATGAACGATGGGACGCTCTTGGCGGCGAATACAGGGTCTCGGATGAGGGCACAGTCTTCCTGCCCTTTCTTGGATCCCTTTCGGTCGGCAATCGCGGAAACGCCGATCTCACAAACGAGATTGCCAAACGTCTGCAGGAAAAAATCGGCTTGGTTCAGCCCCCCGCGGTTACGATCGAAATTCTCGAATATCCGCCAATCTATGTTGTGGGAGACGTAACCACGCCCGGAGAGTATAAATTCCGCCCCGGCCTTACCGTCCTGCAATCCCTGGCAATGAGCGGCGGTCCGCTTCGCGCAAAAAATCTACTGCAAACGCAGTCGATCAAGCTCGCCGGCGAATTGCGGGAAATCGATCACTCGATCCTGCGTAGCACCGCGAAACTGTCGCGGCTCCAGGCCGAGATGGCCGGTGCGAAGGAAATTACCTTCAGTCAGACGAGCGGCGCCGATCAGCAATTTTCCGCCGGGATATACAGTGAGGAGAGGGTTATTTTTCAAGCTCGTGCAAGTGCGCTGGAGAGACAGTCAAAGGCGCTCACGGAATTGCGCGAACTTTTGACCACCGAAATTTCGACGTTGGAAGAGAAACTGGTGGGCGCAGACGATAATATCAAATCGGTAGAGGACCAGCTGACCAGCGTTAAGTCTCTGGTGCAGAAAGGCCTCACGATCTCGTCGAGGCAGTTGGACCTGGAACGGTTGCTGACGACTTACCGCTCCGACAAGCTCGACCTGGTCACCGCCATCATGCGAGGCCGCCAGGCAATCAGCGAGACCACGCGGAATCTCGAGGGGCTGTCCGACACGCGCCGGAGCGAAGTCGCTGTCGAAGCGCAGTCGGAACGAGCAAAGCTCGATCAGCTCAAAATGAAGCGCGAGATGACGCAGAGGCTGCTCCTCGATGAACTCGCGGCCGACAATGGATTGAAAGACCGCAGCGAGGAACTCCCCATCACCTTTACGGTGAGCCGGCGGAATGGAGGACGAATCGATCAGTTCCAGGCCTCCGAAACGACGACACTGGCGCCGGGTGACGTAGTGAGGGTTGTTCGCCCCCGCATTCCGGACGAGCCGTCCGGGTCTGCCTCCGACACATCTGCGGAGACCGAAACACTCGCAAATCGGACAAGCCAGTGA